The following are encoded together in the Anoplopoma fimbria isolate UVic2021 breed Golden Eagle Sablefish chromosome 13, Afim_UVic_2022, whole genome shotgun sequence genome:
- the crybb2 gene encoding beta-crystallin B2, which yields MATDHQNPASKQQQPGTSAFKLVIYEQENFQGRCHELTGPCNDLQEADVEKVGSILVLCGPWVGYEQASCKGEQYVFEKGEYPRWDSWTNSRRSDTIIAFRPIKVDSQEHKIVLYENPSFAGKKIEIIDDDVPSFHAHGYQEKVSSVRVQSGTWVGYQYPGYRGYQYLFEKGEYKDNTEFGAQIPQIQSVRRIRDMQWHQRGAFHPVI from the exons ATGGCCACAGACCACCAGAACCCTGCatccaagcagcagcagccaggcaCCAGTGCATTTAAG CTGGTTATCTATGAGCAGGAAAACTTCCAGGGACGCTGCCATGAGCTGACTGGTCCCTGCAACGACCTCCAGGAAGCAGACGTGGAGAAAGTGGGCTCCATACTGGTGCTGTGTGGACC ATGGGTGGGATACGAGCAAGCCAGCTGTAAGGGGGAGCAGTATGTGTTTGAGAAGGGGGAGTATCCTCGCTGGGATTCCTGGACCAACAGCAGGCGTAGTGACACCATTATTGCATTCCGCCCGATTAAAGTG GACAGCCAGGAGCACAAGATTGTCCTTTACGAAAACCCCAGCTTTGCAGGGAAGAAGATAGAAATCATAGATGACGATGTCCCCAGCTTTCACGCACACGGCTACCAGGAGAAGGTCTCCTCTGTTCGGGTTCAGAGTGGCAC TTGGGTGGGCTATCAGTATCCAGGTTACAGAGGCTATCAGTACCTGTTTGAAAAGGGGGAGTACAAGGACAACACTGAGTTCGGAGCCCAGATTCCTCAGATCCAGTCGGTTCGGCGCATCAGAGACATGCAGTGGCATCAGAGGGGCGCTTTTCACCCCGTCATCTAA